From the genome of Candidatus Ozemobacteraceae bacterium:
TCCAACGGTCTGCCGGAATGGGTGTGCCACCCGCCCCGCGGCGCACACCGGCGATCGTGAGACCATTTTATATTCGATTAAAAATACAACCCGGCCGCGAGATCCGGCCGGGTTGTATGACGACTATTCTACAATTATCCGTATATGCTGCGCCTCAGTGTCCGCCGCAACCGCCGCAGCCGCCGTGGCCGTCTCCGTGGTCGTGAGCGCCGCAGCAGCCGCCCTCATGCTCCCCGCCGCAGCAACCGTCGTCGCAACACCCCTCGTCGGCATTCGCCCAAGCTTCGCTGCCCGGCTCGCCCTCTTCGAGGATGTCGACGACGCGCAGTTTGAACGTCAGGGCCTCGCCGGCCAGGGGATGGTTCAGGTCGAGAGTCACATGCGTGTCGGTCACCTTCTTGATGACGGCCGGCATGTGATGCCCTTCAGGGGTCTGAAGCGCCAGCTGGAGGCCGACGGCGGGCTCGAAGTTCCACTCGGTGCCCTTGCGCTCGATCGTAAAGACGCGCTTCTCGTCGCGATCGCCGTAGGCGTCGGCCGGCGGGATGGTGACGGTGCGCTCCTGATCGAGATTCATTCCGAGGAGGGCGCGGTCGAAGCCGGGAATGACATGGCCCTGGCCGACCTGGAAGCGGAGGGGATCGCGCCCCTCGCTGCTGTCGAAAATCTCACCGCTTTCGAGCGTCCCGGTGTAATGGACCGCGACGAGGCTGTTCTTGTTCACTGTACGCATATTCTTGTTCCTTTCAACATCTTCAACGACTTCACCGGCAACACAACCCCTGCCGCATCGCGGTGTTCCCTTCAATGTACCGCACCGAACGCTCTTTTGCAAGGCGCCTGTCAAGCGCTCCCGCCATGCGAAAATTTTCCCGAAAACCGAAGCGCGCCTTTCCCGGTATGGATATAATGACGGGAAAGACAGATCGTGAATCGGAGCGAGGTATATCATGAGACACACGACACGCCTTTCGAGACTGCTGGCGATCGCCTGCGTCGTCGGAACGACCGCCTGGAGCCCTGCCCCCGCGGGCGCCCAGACGACGTCGCCGTTCGGCGGCGAGCGGGTCACGATCTCCGTGACCGACACCGCTTCCGGCGCCGCAACGACCATCACCTCGGACGCGCAGGATGATCTGCTGACGGCGGAGGAACGCGAACTGATGGCGCTCAAACTCCTGCCGCACTATTATCCCTCCCTGAAGCAGGCGATGCAGAAACCCCTCGGAAGCCTCGATCGGGCGAAGGCCCGCGCCAGGTCGCTATATCGGTACCCGAACGCCGTCTATTCGCCGAACTTCGGCGACCCCGTCCGCATGCTGGAATGGGCCAGACGCTACCGGAACGACGCCGCGATGGTGAAGTTCTCCGGCACGGCGCAGCGGGGCGACATCATTCTGAGCGGCCACAAGACCGTCGAGGGCCAGAAGAACGACCCGATCGCGATCCTCACCGGCGGCAGGTATCACCACGCCATCGTCGTCATCGACGGGCCGCCGTGCGTCTTCATCGAGGCGGTCGGCGCCACCGGCTCGAAAACCGACCCGACGAACAATCGCGTCCGCATCTCGAGCTGGCACGAGCAGCTCGCGGCCTGGGCCGGCATGCGCCTGGAGCGGCCCACCGCAGGGCTGCCGGCGGCCGAGGCGAAGAAGAATATCGACGGGGCCGTCAACTACCTGATCGCCCAGCTCGGCAAGCCGTACGACTACGGCTTCACCAACAACGACACGAACCGCGCCTTCTACTGCAGCGAGCTCGCCTGGAAGTGCTACGCCGTGGGCGCCGGCATGACCAGCTACAAGCCCGCCAAATCCTCGGGCCGCGACCGCATGATCGTCGCCCTGAACGCCGTCGTCGACGGCCTTCAGCCGAAAGACCGCGTCACGATCGCCAACCGGGTCGTCGCGTTCGCGAACGAGTTCACCTCCCAGAAGCCGCCCGACCTGCGCAAGCTCAACGACTTCATCGTCGACGAGCTGACGCCCGCCTGCAAGACCCTGTCGGACGCCTATCCGACGCCCGAAGCCCGGGAAAAGCTCCGCACCGTTCTCGAGAAAGTCCGCACGAACGACGCGTTCCCGAAGTTTCTGAAGGCCCGCGCCGAATTCGAGGCGGCGAAACAGGCCGGAACGTTCGATACCGGCTGGGGCATCGGCGCCGCCCGCAAACTGGCGGCGGAAGCGAAGATCGGCGCATCCATCGTGTCGGACGTCAATTCCCTGATCAAACAGAGCGGCGCCGGCTACGCGAAACTCGCGCAACTCGTCGGCGCGGTGTTCGCCCCGATGTACAAATATATGGGCACCTATGCCGACTTTCTGACGGGCATGGACGAGGCCGGCAAGGTGAACATCCCCGACGGCGCGAAGACGGTCCTCTCGATGACAGAATGGCTCGCCGAGAAGCGCGAATCGGTGAAACAATGGCCGATCGGCTCGAGCCTCGCCAACCTTCTCCCCGGCAATGGCGACGGCAAGGTGCAGGAGAGCTTCACCAGCCCGACGGACCTCGCCGGAACCTCGGCCTTTCACGTCGAGTATCCCTGATCCGCGTCATCACCGGCAAGGCGCCCGAGCCGCACGATCGCGGTCCGGGCGCCTCGCTGTACCGCGTCTCACTTGCCGCCGTGCGGTTTATCCGAAAGGCCCAGCGCCGAGCGGCAGTCCTCACAAAACAGATGTGATGATATATACTTTTGTATTTCCCTGACTCGTTCCGGGTCCGGGCCGTCCGTCCATTTGCCGGGACCGGCGTCGAAGGATGTGATCGGGTGGCGCAGGAACAGCAGACGGAGGCGGTCTTCCTCCTCGGGGCTGGAGACGGTCCAGCGGAAGGCCTTGCCGCACTCGCCGCACTCGGTCGTCATCTCGATACCGGGCGTCCGGCCCTTGCCGCACGTCGAGCACAGGGGTGAGGCGTCATACGTGATCCTGACGGGGAGCTCCGAAAGCGACCGTTCCAGATAGGGAAGCCCCTGGACGATCTGCCCGACGCCGGCCCAGGGATGTTCGGTCGCGGCGCCGCAGATGTTGCAGGTATAGGAAACCGACTCGGGCGGCCGGGCAATCTTGTAGCACATCGCGCTGTGAAACTCGACCTTCTCGGGCTCGCGCCGCAAGGCGCGAAGCGACTCGATCAGGGCTTTCCGCTTTTCCGGGTCGGCCTTCCAGGCCGGCGCTCCGCCCGCATCCGGTTTCGCCTCCGATGACTCGCCGGGCGGAAGGGCTCCCTCCTGCGCCTGCCCTCCGGCAGGCAGCATCCCCATCAGCATGGCAGCCACCAGTCGCCTGATACGTTTCATGATCCCCCTCCTCCACGTCCTTTCCCCCAGCATACCACGAGCCGAGCTAATCCGCAGATGACGCTGATGAGGCTGATTTCGCAGATGAAACTCTGTCTGCCCTTCGTCTGCGGACACACTCCTGAAAACCTCGTTTCTATTCAACGGAGCATCTCTGTGGTGAAGCGGTTTTGCATGTGAAGCCGACCCTGCTAGAATGGAAGGCGGGAAAAGGGGTTCTGATCCGCAGGTGAACATCGAGAGGAGACACCACGATGGCAATCATACGCATCCTGGCTCTGGCCGGAATCCTGGCTTTTTGGGCGGCCGCCCCGGCGGCGGCATGGGAGGCGGCATTCTACAAAGAGGGTGCGAACGGCTGGTTCCGGCTGACCGTGCCGCCGGACGAACTTGCGGACTGCTCGGCCGCCGACGTAGTGCCCGAGCCCGTCGACCGCGCGCTGTTCCAGGTGACGACCGGAAGTTCGCGCCAGGGCTTGCGCTCTTCCCGTGCCCAGAACGCCGCATGCCGGCAGAACATGCGGGTCCTGCTGAGCGCTTCCGAGATGTACGAGATGGACCACGACAAGCCGTTCACCGGCCCCGACCAGGAATATCTTGACATATTATATAAAGAAAATTACATTTCCTCCCGTATCACGGGGCCTTCCGGACGGTGCCGGTACCGGTTCGTCAAAGACTCCGGCGGCTCGAAGACGGTCCGGTGCGAGGCCCACGGCCCCATCGAGCCCGACGTCAACGATCTCGAACGTCTCCGTCAAGCCGACGAGGAAAGCCTGCGGGAAAAGCCCGCGCTGCTCGTGTTTGGCCGGTGCCGCGCCGCCGGCCCCGCCGGGCTTCGCCTGCACGACCGCCGCGACGGCCGCCTGCTTCGTGAGGTCACCCTCGAGGTTCCCGCAAGCGACGTCACCGACGACCCGCGCGTGCGGGACGACTGGTTCGACACCTGGAAGCGCCACATGATTGTCCTGGGCCGGCAGACGCCCGCCGACAGCCTGTTTTCCTACCTGGCGAGGCAGGTTCCCATCCGGCTCGGCCTGACCCGCGACGATCCGGACAACAGCCGCTCGCCGTTCTTCCGCCGACGCGACACCCCGGACGCCGATCTGTATTCCCTCACCACAGGCGCCCTCGCCATCCAGGAGGCGCTCCAGCTCGACCGCATGAACAGGCCGCCCGCCTCGGCCACCGCCGCCGACCAGACCGAGCCCATCACGGTGCTGTCGGGCCCCGACATCAAGTCGCACCCCTACGAGACGATGATCGCCGGCCGCAAGCCCACCGTCCTGCCGCTCGACCGGCTCGTTCCGGCCGAGTTCTATAGCTGTCACTTTTCAGACATCAACCGCCAGATCGCGTTCGGCGACCTGCTCGACCAGTGGGGGACCAGCCTGCTGCACACCCTTCAGGCCGCGGCCCACGACGCCCGCGTGAAGGAGAAGCTGCTCGACCAGCTGTGCCTCGAAACATCCGAGCTGACGCGGCTGTTCGGCGACCAGGTGATCGCCGACCTCACCCTCTGCGGCGCCGACCCGTTCCTGCACGAGGGGACCGACCTCTCGGTGCTGTTCACCGTGAAAAACCGGGCCCTCTTCGACATGATGGCGCAGAAGCGCTTCGCCGCGGCCCGCGAGCGGTTCCCGCAAGCCCGCGAGGAACGCCTCGATATCGACGGGGTCCCGGTATTCGCGCTCACGACCCCCGACCGGCATCTCCACTCGTTCTCCTGCGAGCTTGACGGGGTCTCGGTCTACTCCAACAGCGCCGCTGCGATCGGGCGCATCATCGCCGTGTGGCGCGGCCGCCGCCCCTCGCTGGCCCAGTCAGCCGATTACCGCTACATGCGCACGGTGTTTCCGCACGACCCGGCGCGGGAAGACGTGTTCCTCTACCTGTCCGACGCGCACATCCGCCAGCTGGTCGACCCCGTCTGGAAGATCGCCCGCCGCCGCCAGCTGCACTGCATCGGCAGCCTGCGTCTTCTCCAGAATGCGATCACCCTCTACGCTGACGAGCATCCCGGAAAGACCCCGACCCTGGACGATCTCGTCGCCGACAACAGCCTGAAGCCGTCGTATCTCTCCTGCCCCGAAGGCGGCGCCTTCACGCTCGCCTCCGGCACCGCCGAGCCGGTCTGCAGCTTCCACGGCCGCCTGCGCTACCTGCGGCCGATCATCGAACGGCCGCCGAGCCGTGTCACCGCGGAAGAGGTCACGGAATACAAAGCCTTCGCCGATTCCTACAAGCGGTACTGGCGGAGGTTCTTCGACCCGGTGGGAATCCGCGGCCGGCTCGCGACCGACGGCGTCTCGCTCGAGACCTGCATCCTGCCGCTCGTCGAAAACTCGCTCTACGACGGGTTCAAGACGATGTGCGGCGGCGACCCGGCATCGCTCGA
Proteins encoded in this window:
- a CDS encoding peptidylprolyl isomerase — protein: MRTVNKNSLVAVHYTGTLESGEIFDSSEGRDPLRFQVGQGHVIPGFDRALLGMNLDQERTVTIPPADAYGDRDEKRVFTIERKGTEWNFEPAVGLQLALQTPEGHHMPAVIKKVTDTHVTLDLNHPLAGEALTFKLRVVDILEEGEPGSEAWANADEGCCDDGCCGGEHEGGCCGAHDHGDGHGGCGGCGGH
- a CDS encoding YiiX/YebB-like N1pC/P60 family cysteine hydrolase, producing the protein MRHTTRLSRLLAIACVVGTTAWSPAPAGAQTTSPFGGERVTISVTDTASGAATTITSDAQDDLLTAEERELMALKLLPHYYPSLKQAMQKPLGSLDRAKARARSLYRYPNAVYSPNFGDPVRMLEWARRYRNDAAMVKFSGTAQRGDIILSGHKTVEGQKNDPIAILTGGRYHHAIVVIDGPPCVFIEAVGATGSKTDPTNNRVRISSWHEQLAAWAGMRLERPTAGLPAAEAKKNIDGAVNYLIAQLGKPYDYGFTNNDTNRAFYCSELAWKCYAVGAGMTSYKPAKSSGRDRMIVALNAVVDGLQPKDRVTIANRVVAFANEFTSQKPPDLRKLNDFIVDELTPACKTLSDAYPTPEAREKLRTVLEKVRTNDAFPKFLKARAEFEAAKQAGTFDTGWGIGAARKLAAEAKIGASIVSDVNSLIKQSGAGYAKLAQLVGAVFAPMYKYMGTYADFLTGMDEAGKVNIPDGAKTVLSMTEWLAEKRESVKQWPIGSSLANLLPGNGDGKVQESFTSPTDLAGTSAFHVEYP